A single region of the Duganella sp. BuS-21 genome encodes:
- a CDS encoding glycoside hydrolase family 104 protein — MRVVLVAGAVALAAIVGAYMMPGPRIVDGESDAAPDLEDYGQQAIALADGYTDGYSMDYNQVAFLMALRMGEGTQGQDGYRTLFGGGLFDSFDTHPALAGWRGLPLSDALCAGAGLGPGCVSTAAGAFQFTKPTWVRIASKLRLPDFSPACQDAAAWELIREKGADVDVLAGRTAAAIAKVRKIWASLPGAGYGQHEVAIASFNKVFTQAGGVLA; from the coding sequence ATGCGCGTCGTGCTGGTAGCCGGCGCGGTGGCGCTGGCGGCAATCGTCGGCGCGTACATGATGCCGGGACCGCGCATCGTTGATGGGGAGTCCGATGCGGCTCCAGACTTGGAAGATTACGGCCAGCAGGCAATTGCCCTGGCCGATGGATATACGGACGGATACAGCATGGATTACAACCAGGTGGCCTTTCTGATGGCGTTGCGCATGGGAGAAGGAACGCAGGGCCAGGACGGTTACCGCACGCTGTTTGGTGGCGGGCTGTTCGATAGCTTCGATACGCATCCGGCGTTGGCCGGCTGGCGCGGCTTGCCGCTCTCCGATGCGCTGTGCGCGGGCGCGGGACTGGGGCCGGGCTGCGTGTCGACTGCGGCCGGCGCATTCCAGTTCACAAAACCAACGTGGGTGCGCATCGCCAGCAAACTGCGCCTGCCTGACTTCTCGCCGGCCTGCCAGGATGCGGCGGCGTGGGAATTGATCAGGGAGAAGGGCGCTGATGTCGATGTGCTGGCGGGCCGCACCGCTGCCGCCATCGCCAAGGTGCGCAAGATTTGGGCGTCGTTGCCGGGTGCTGGTTACGGCCAGCATGAGGTGGCGATTGCATCGTTCAACAAAGTATTCACGCAAGCAGGGGGCGTACTCGCATGA